One Notolabrus celidotus isolate fNotCel1 chromosome 16, fNotCel1.pri, whole genome shotgun sequence DNA window includes the following coding sequences:
- the myclb gene encoding protein L-Myc-1b → MPGISSSAPRYENWDMEHLDHYQHYFYDDHHDPDEDFFKSTAPSEDIWKKFELVPTPPMSPIRAVEGSGRVGMLCPSLGDKLEWVSQFLGQEDEQQQQQQDLPCKLTTSNDSFGNLSSIIIQDCMWSGFSAGQQLERVVGERCASCPGTGAAAKVAAGSAVPSPGRAQGGPADAAALSGLAADCVDPAAVLTFPLTGGCKKQVSSGSESHTDSSDDEDDNDEDEEEIDVVTVEHKQQQQRKPRRLVNTRKPVTITVRADPLDPGMKRFHISIHQQQHNYAAPSPDTLPPQVEPPRKKVRQEASTQASQPHQNSHHQQPRPGHTPLNLDNRKCHGTVVGVRSESPNLNASSPTSSTSPSSPSSTSSHPQSSPSKPHYFPHLSSPQSSDCEDTDKRKAHNFLERKRRNDLRSRFLSLRDEIPGLADCPKTPKVAILTRATEYLQQLHVSERQKAQERKQLKAKQLQLLQRLAHLKRS, encoded by the exons ATGCCGGGCATTAGCTCCTCCGCGCCTCGTTATGAAAACTGGGACATGGAACACCTCGACCACTACCAACATTATTTCTACGACGACCACCACGACCCGGATGAGGATTTCTTCAAGTCCACGGCGCCTAGTGAGGACATATGGAAGAAATTCGAGCTGGTACCGACCCCGCCCATGTCGCCTATCCGGGCGGTGGAGGGGTCGGGCAGGGTCGGGATGCTGTGCCCGTCTCTTGGGGACAAGCTGGAGTGGGTATCTCAGTTCTTAGGGCAGGAggacgagcagcagcagcagcagcaggacttgCCCTGCAAGCTGACCACAAGTAATGACTCTTTCGGGAACTTGAGCTCCATCATCATCCAGGACTGCATGTGGAGCGGCTTCTCCGCAGGGCAGCAGCTGGAGAGAGTTGTAGGGGAGCGATGCGCATCCTGTCCCGGGACGGGGGCGGCTGCTAAAGTCGCTGCCGGGTCTGCCGTCCCATCTCCTGGGAGGGCGCAGGGTGGCCCCGCCGACGCAGCGGCTCTCAGCGGACTTGCGGCAGACTGTGTGGACCCGGCTGCGGTACTCACTTTCCCGTTAACCGGGGGATGCAAGAAACAAGTGTCCTCTGGTTCAGAGTCTCACACCGACTCATCAG atgatgaagatgacaacgatgaagatgaagaggagattGATGTGGTGACGGTGGagcacaagcagcagcagcagcgcaaaCCTCGCCGTCTAGTCAACACTCGTAAACCGGTAACCATCACAGTGCGAGCTGACCCCCTGGACCCCGGCATGAAGCGTTTCCACATCTCCATCCACCAACAGCAGCACAACTATGCTGCACCCTCCCCGGACACGCTCCCTCCGCAAGTCGAGCCTCCTCGAAAGAAGGTACGACAGGAGGCATCCACCCAGGCCTCCCAGCCCCACCAGAACTCTCATCACCAGCAGCCTCGGCCCGGCCACACCCCCCTAAACTTAGACAACAGGAAGTGTCATGGGACTGTGGTTGGAGTCAGGTCAGAGTCACCTAACCTCAACGCCTCTTCTCCTACCTCCTCCACGTCGCCTTCGTCTCCTTCCTCCACAAGCTCCCACCCCCAGAGCTCCCCGTCAAAGCCCCACTACTTCCCACACCTCTCCAGCCCCCAATCCTCCGACTGCGAGGACACGGACAAACGCAAGGCGCACAACTTCCTGGAGCGCAAGCGAAGGAACGACCTTCGCTCACGCTTCCTGTCACTTCGGGACGAGATCCCAGGCTTAGCAGACTGCCCCAAGACACCTAAGGTGGCGATCCTGACGCGAGCTACAGAGTACCTGCAACAGCTGCATGTCAGCGAGAGGCAGAAGGCCCAGGAGAGGAAGCAGCTGAAAGCCAagcagctgcagctgctgcagaggctgGCACACCTGAAACGATCCTGA